One Archocentrus centrarchus isolate MPI-CPG fArcCen1 chromosome 14, fArcCen1, whole genome shotgun sequence DNA window includes the following coding sequences:
- the thap12a gene encoding THAP domain containing 12a — MQNHCAVPNCPSGKSDRQPLFRFPSDAERSKKWVEKCQRQDLIDKSPGHLSRYYRVCGKHFGPSLIDTDAQSTVLKDDAIPAIFDMTSQPQNGQAKRTKQTTKDNEMESKGRKKMKKSQAAAAKEDVQAVSEEEEYKEYLKSLFEVLLLLGEQSIPPTGPANNNDQGLGSSNFQALLDNRIICGDEALKKRYDANKECCSTEQLNQLIEVCEKFIRSKVVEEIKQSSFFSLVTGDVVKISGEWHLPVFLRYVNESNFQRERFVGFLSFDGDGDALAEKLLSEMTDSWGLDMEKCRGQAHSCSATHFSQIKALAAKLMEMYPRAVLALRSTQSLNMSLANGMAFSGVQLVMFTFKKIESFFSQSPLLQLELEHAISIFYPDNEEKANELKELCRSGWTRRNDAFEVALEILEPLLLCVDSVHDNEDMKWNDQVSHNALEISKALTDFEFVMALVVLKNVMTLTQAFGKNMHGNATEAYLAAVSLKAVFHSLKEVSDNIDVYHEFWNDEALNIAAAMEIPVKVPRSFLRKHQAESGAVRPESYYKEHLSVPVVSHTIREMNELFCEDHLKLLKCLSLVPAVIEQHKSTEPEEVNMQAFNNDIPNAGTLSAELHCWWVKWSKKGKGETLPSSLHETLQLADVKFFPNMLAVLKLIGVLPTLGLEDSCNVAFKRFRMYMENTPDKFKSKSLALLNINYDVEFDLDSMAEIYMKTYPEVQQES, encoded by the exons GATGCTCAGAGTACCGTGCTGAAGGATGATGCCATACCAGCTATTTTTGATATGACAAGCCAACCTCAAAATGGACAGGCGAAGCGCACTAAGCAGACA acCAAAGATAATGAAATGGAAAGTAAGGGAAGGAAGA aaatgaaaaagtcacaagcagcagcagctaaggAAGATGTCCAGGCAGtgtcagaggaagaggaatACAAAGAGTATCTGAAGTCATTATTTGAAGTTCTTCTACTGCTGGGAGAGCAAAGCATTCCTCCTACAGGGCCTGCTAATAATAACGACCAAGGCCTTGGGTCCAGCAACTTTCAGGCATTGCTAGATAATCGCATCATCTGTGGAGATGAAGCCCTAAAGAAGAGGTACGATGCAAACAAGGAGTGCTGCTCCACCGAACAGCTGAATCAGCTGATTGAGGTGTGTGAGAAATTCATCCGCAGTAAGGTAGTGGAGGAAATTAAACAAAGCAGCTTTTTCTCATTAGTCACTGGTGATGTAGTGAAGATCTCTGGAGAATGGCACCTCCCCGTCTTTCTTCGTTATGTGAACGAGTCTAACTTTCAGAGGGAGAGGTTTGTTGGATTCTTGAGCTTTGATGGAGATGGAGATGCACTTGCAGAGAAACTGCTGTCTGAAATGACTGACAGCTGGGGATTAGATATGGAAAAGTGTAGAGGTCAAGCCCACTCCTGCTCAGCGACACATTTTAGTCAAATAAAAGCATTGGCTGCCAAACTGATGGAGATGTACCCAAGAGCTGTGCTTGCACTGAGATCTACTCAATCCTTGAACATGTCACTGGCCAATGGGATGGCTTTCTCAGGCGTGCAGCTCGTCATGTTCACCTTTAAGAAGATTGAGTCTTTTTTCAGTCAGTCCCCATTACTGCAGTTGGAGCTCGAGCACGCCATTTCAATTTTCTACCCAGACAATGAGGAGAAAGCCAACGAGCTGAAGGAGCTCTGTCGCAGCGGGTGGACCAGAAGAAATGATGCATTTGAGGTGGCATTGGAGATCCTAGAGCCACTGCTGCTCTGTGTAGACAGTGTGCATGACAATGAAGACATGAAATGGAATGATCAAGTCTCACACAACGCCTTAGAGATATCAAAAGCACTGACAGACTTTGAGTTTGTGATGGCGTTGGTTGTGCTGAAAAACGTGATGACGCTGACCCAAGCCTTTGGGAAAAATATGCACGGGAACGCCACAGAAGCCTACTTGGCTGCGGTCAGTTTAAAAGCCGTATTCCATTCCCTGAAGGAAGTGTCGGACAACATCGACGTGTATCACGAATTCTGGAACGATGAGGCTCTCAACATAGCCGCAGCCATGGAAATTCCAGTGAAGGTTCCTCGGTCATTCTTGAGGAAGCATCAGGCAGAATCTGGAGCCGTTCGGCCAGAGAGTTACTACAAAGAACACCTGTCTGTCCCTGTGGTGAGTCACACCATCAGAGAAATGAATGAGCTCTTCTGTGAAGACCACCTGAAGCTTCTGAAGTGTTTGTCACTGGTCCCTGCTGTCATAGAGCAGCACAAGTCCACAGAACCCGAAGAGGTGAACATGCAGGCTTTTAATAATGACATCCCAAATGCAGGGACCCTCTCTGCCGAGTTACACTGTTGGTGGGTTAAATGGAGCAAAAAGGGCAAAGGTGAGACTTTACCTTCCAGCCTCCATGAAACGCTGCAGCTGGCAGATGTCAAGTTCTTCCCAAACATGTTGGCGGTCCTGAAACTGATCGGAGTGCTGCCCACCTTGGGTCTGGAGGACAGCTGCAATGTGGCGTTTAAGCGCTTCAGGATGTACATGGAGAACACACCTGACAAATTTAAATCCAAAAGCCTTGCTCTTCTGAACATTAATTATGATGTTGAGTTTGATCTGGACTCAATGGCTGAAATCTACATGAAGACATACCCTGAGGTGCAGCAGGAGTCCTAG